In Paenibacillus sp. 1781tsa1, one DNA window encodes the following:
- the cdaA gene encoding diadenylate cyclase CdaA, with protein sequence MNYFADLTWTESIKDVIDILIVTYIMYKLILLVRGTRAVQLLKGILFLVLIWALSTWLNLYTLKWLMNQMFTFGVVAVFIIFQPELRRGLEQLGRGKLFGRSAAASDEELTVLIGEIIKSVNYLSRRKIGALVVFERETGLNDYTESGIKMHSLVSSELMINIFIPNTPLHDGAVIIQGKQISAAACYLPLSENPFISKELGTRHRAAIGITEVADAICLVVSEETGQVSLAMNGQVVRDIKEESLIAKLYEELRPTSNLKKNGWTTFWKRKGGRNNG encoded by the coding sequence ATGAATTATTTTGCTGACTTAACGTGGACAGAGTCCATTAAGGACGTTATCGATATATTGATCGTTACCTATATTATGTACAAACTGATTTTGCTTGTGCGGGGTACACGTGCTGTTCAGCTCCTGAAAGGAATTCTGTTCCTTGTGCTGATCTGGGCATTAAGTACGTGGCTAAACCTGTATACGCTCAAATGGTTAATGAACCAGATGTTTACGTTTGGTGTCGTTGCGGTGTTCATTATCTTTCAGCCGGAACTGCGTCGTGGTCTGGAGCAATTGGGACGCGGTAAGCTGTTTGGACGTTCAGCGGCAGCGAGTGATGAAGAATTAACGGTGTTAATTGGTGAGATTATTAAGTCTGTTAATTACCTGTCACGGCGTAAAATCGGCGCATTGGTCGTATTTGAACGTGAAACGGGTCTGAACGATTACACGGAATCGGGCATTAAGATGCACTCTCTGGTCAGCTCGGAGCTGATGATTAACATCTTTATTCCAAATACACCGCTCCATGATGGAGCCGTCATTATACAAGGAAAACAGATTTCGGCGGCAGCTTGTTATTTGCCATTATCAGAAAATCCGTTTATCAGTAAGGAATTGGGAACACGTCATCGTGCAGCAATCGGGATTACCGAAGTTGCAGATGCGATCTGTTTGGTTGTCTCCGAGGAGACAGGACAAGTGTCACTTGCAATGAATGGACAGGTCGTTCGTGATATTAAGGAAGAATCGCTGATTGCCAAACTGTATGAGGAGTTGCGCCCTACATCCAATCTGAAAAAGAATGGTTGGACAACCTTCTGGAAACGGAAGGGAGGACGTAACAATGGATAA